A stretch of DNA from Sugiyamaella lignohabitans strain CBS 10342 chromosome B, complete sequence:
TTGCTAATATATATGAATGATAGTCTCGCCTTTAACGCCATTTGTTCAAGCAACCAGTTCAATCAGTAGTATTCATATATTTTAGCCTTTGCATGGTGTGTACAGATTGAAAAAACTAAGCCGCTGCATCCAGCCATTGACGTTATCGGAACTGCACATACAAGCGCACTGGCGTTAGTAAGTTTAGTCCCTCCTGCCGCTTTATACCGACTTGCTTAAATTGACATCATTCTCattattttgaaataaAGTCTGTCTACAGGACTAATAAGACGCAGCGGTATagttgatttctttttaaaCTTTTGGTGGTTTTTCCAGTATATTTCATTGTGGTTATAATCAGACCTTATTGAGTCTTGAATAGTCAACCTTGGAGAATCTCGGCACTTGGTTTTGAGACTTGCGTTTCATCCGACTGCCGACAAGAGCATATTTTCTCGTTCCTAATAAGTTTGTACTAAAATCACGAACTTACAAAAATGTCGTCGACAGCGGTTCCCAAAACACAGCTAGCTCATAGAAGAAAGCCTTCGACACCCCCTCCTGTCGACTCGGATAACCTTGAAGAGATAATTCTACACAAACTAGACTCATTTTTATATAAGCTCGAAACAAAGCTAGATCGCTTTGAAGCGTTTGGCTTACAGAAGCTCAGTCAAGTAGACGAGAGTGTCCAACACGCTTATGATGTACTAGTTAAAGTGAGAAAAGGTGTCATAGGTGAAGGGTGGAGAAAAGCCGAGGCTTTAGTCAAGATTATTGAAGATAACTATGAAGCTATGGCAGGCCAAGCTATCAgcgatgaagacgatgatcaagaaaataaagataAGACTTTGAGACCGAAAAAGCAGAAGGTTAACTCGAAGACTACTAAGGAATCTGCTGATGAAAATGCATCCAACGGAGGGCTTGGTGTGCCATCTATAGCGGCTGTtacttctacttctacttATAACAGAGTCTCGGAGGTACTAGGACACTTGGAGACCAAACTCCAGGATGTCGAGGAAAAGTATTCTTATCTTCTCGATAGTCACACCCTTTCGACTGCCGTTGCTACGGCCCTCCATGCTGCCAAGTCTAGGCTCCTCACATATGATGAACTTCCTGTTGAATGGCGCGAAAACCCATATATCATCCGAGGATACCGGTTCTATAAGGGGTACATGGACTGTATCTACAGTCTTGTCAAAGTCCATAACGAGACATGCAATATCTGGACCCATGTTATTGGATTTTTTGTGATGCTGTCTCTGGCTTTTTTTCATCTACCCCATACATTATCTTGGAAAGACTCGTCAGTTTACGACAAGCTTACAATGATTGTATTCTTAGTGGCTGCTATGAAGTGTTTGGTTTGTTCGGCTGTGTGGCATACATTTAACGGAATCGCACATCTGCCAGCTAAAAATAAGTTTGCCTGTGTTGATTATACCGGAATCACTGTTTTAATTGCTGCTTCTATTCTCACCACTGAATACACTGCACTTTATTGCAAACCTTTTGCTAGAAACGTTTACATGGCGGTGACAGCTCTATCTGGTCTGGGGGGAGCTGCTTTTACATGGGATCCGAAATTTGATAGCCCCGAAGCACGTGGACAAAgaatcattttctttgtaGGATTCGCTGTTGCTGGCTTACTAGGGTTTCTACATGCGTCGGTATATCATGGTCTCTTGTCGACGTTCTTTTTCTATCTACCGGTATTCAAAAGCTTGTTCTGTTACTGCCTGGGAGTAGTAGTGTATGCCTTTCTAATTCCTGAAAGATGGTTCCCCGGTACCATatttgacttttttggAATGTCGCACAATCTGTGGCACATTTGCGTTTTCGGTGGTATTTATTATCACTATGTAGCCACTGTAAACCTTCTTGAGGGCGCCCATGCCTTTAGCTGTTCAGCTCACTAAATATTTTGCATCATATATAATACCATACAACTTCAATAAACAATTGCATTTAAATTCAAAACAAGCACTTAACATGAGATTATATAATTCTTTATTTACGTTGTTGCTCAACTAGTAGCACTAACTCGTCCTTCACAGTATCCTCAGATGGAAACAAATATCTCTGAACAAAGTTAGTACAAGAATGTGGCCGGTCGCCTTGCCATTAGGCTCGATCTTTTGGCCTAATACTCAAAAGCCGTATATAAGGCCATCCCGATCCTGGATATCTTAACTTACCTTTGAAAGCCAGGATCTAAGCTCGTCGATTGTCCATTGAGCAGGTTCACCGGCTGGCTCTGAGGTGTCAATAGTCTCATCTTTAAGAGCCACCTTGGATTTACGCTTCCCTGTTGGAATGCTGGGACTcgtggtagtggtggtggcaaGTACGATTCCAGTGGCGACGACCACAAGGGCACTGAAGCCAATAATCAAGGATTTGGAATGTGACGAGATAGTCTTATCAATTAAAGTTGGCATTTCGATTTTCAGAGACCTTTCTTAATAGAAATTTACTTTGTTAAAAGATAATTAGGTCTGTCGACCGATACCAATTTCCTGTATCAGTCACAGGCATGTTCTTCGACCTCATGCACGATTTAAGCGGCTCATCACGAGAAATCACATACCTAGTATTAATACCGAGAGATATAATCTTCAATTGCTATGAGTAAAAATAATTGCACGAATGTCTTCAGTAACATATAAAGAAACGATCCAAGCAGCCGGTCATGAAGGTGCCATGGAGTCTGCCGATGGGGTGCTGTTCCTTAAACCGACCTGTCAACAGGAGTTAGACTTCTATACGTCGATTGCTACGAAGGAGGAGTGGTTGAATATAACATGTAAATTTATGGGGACTCTCACTGAGCAAACAATCAGAGAAGAGTATGAAGGCGAGTTTTCagaaacaaattcaaacttTGGCAATACCAGCAATTTGAAGCAACTTAAAACCGATGACAGTCTGCGGACCTTACAGTCGATAGTTGAAGAGGCCGAGAAAGCACAGGACATCacaaaaattcaaaattatATGACAAGCTCTAAAAGCTCAACATTAGTATTGGAGAATGCTCTTCATGGATTTACACAACCATGTATATTGGATGCAAAATTGGGGTCACAATTGTGGGACAGTGAAGCGTCTACAGAAAAGAGGGAGAGGTTGGATCAGGTGTCGAGGACAACAACAAGTGGTTCCCTAGGGGTCCGGATAGCAGGAATGTCTCTCTATAATCCATTGTCTAAAGAACGTATATCTTATGGCAAGCAATATGGCCGGAGTATGAGACAGGACGAAGTAATTGCGGGGTTCAgcgaatatttttttgacagGGAACGGTTTCTCAATACACATATTAGTGGTGAGAGTACCCGACCCAATGATAATGGACCATTCCAGTCAATTatagatgaagaaaaaaaaagggtACTTTGCCATCATATATTGGACGAGCTGCAGTATATCTTCGAAGTGGTGTCGACGTCTGACGTGCGTATGATATCGGCTAGCGTGCTGATCATATATGAAGGCGATGAGGATGCGTTCGAGCAGAAGCTCGCCCTGGGAAATTCCatggctgaagaagctgaagaatACAAAAGGTCTGTAACGGAAGGTGATGAGTCGGACGAGGAAGACCTAGATCACCCGGTTCTATTTCGAGTAAAACTTATCGATTTTGCACATTCTAGATTTACTCCAGATTCTGGCCCAGATGCAAATTCCctgcagggtctggagTCCCTGATACGGATATTCTCCGAATTAGAGAAGAAATACACAGAAGAGGATTAGAATACCATCCCTGCGCCAATATTCAGCTAGCTATTAATATCGTATCGGGCACTGATTAAgctatttttttgtactCATATCCATAGGGATAGCTATGATTTAAAGCTGGCAGTACTGACCCTGCATACGCATACGCAGGGTCAATCTACTTTATCATACATATCACGTGAGTTATCATTTATTGCCTAAATAGGAAGTGAAGTCACAGTTTCACCGTCAAACTTCAAACAATTGCACTCAAGCGTGGAAGCATATACTCCCGCACATAGTGAATATCATTGTGAACCTTGTATTTGCCTACCACAAGTAATCAAGAATAATCAAAAAATGCCTGTAAGTACTCTTGATATATTGGACTGATAATTCAGCAGTACGATTCGAATTAAAGCTGTCTTATTGCAGTCGAAGTTTTAATGCCTGGTCACTGTTTTATGCGGTTGATTCTGATTTCTTTACACAGTTCACTAACCCATGTAACAGAAGGAACTCAAAGACATCAAGCTCTTCCTCGAGCTCGCTCGTAGAAAGGACGTTAGATCTGCCACCATCAAGAAGAACGCTGCTCAAACCAAGTTCAAGATTAGAGGATCCAGATACCTTTACACCTTAGTCGTCAAGGACCAAGAGAAGGCTCAAAAGCTCATCCACTCTCTCCCCCCTGGACTCAAGACCACTgagatcaagaacaagcAACCTAAGAAGGCCACCAACTAAGTTTAATGACGGCTTGCAATGATTTATATTCTATTATCTTTTCTTATTCATGTTCAGTAATGGTGGATTATCTGAGTTAGGAAGAGCTCCCAACTTGGGTTCTGTCtagcaaaaaaaactcAAAAATTGGTTACAGAGTAACTAAATGTGTATATAATGTATTAGATATATACGGCACTATCTAAGTTCTGTTGAGACCTCAGGTCAGGCGCTGCCTGGTTAGTCGAGTTGACGTGGTTGGACACAGGCTCAAATGCTTAGTGTTGGCAATGTCACATGCCTGTTGAGTACTATTTCACATGCTGTAGTAGTTTTCATGTGCGATCTAGAAGATGCTATCAAGTTAACAACAACGCGCCTCCCGGGCTTGAAGCATGTGTCGGGATAGCCTTGCTAGCCCATCGATGccatcagcagcactaCTTCAAGCATTGACAGCTTTCAACGAAGCGGTGTTTATCCGGCCGAGGATGTGGGGTAAACCCCATATTTTGTAGGGATGCCCACATAATTCGGCCTATAGTTACTCCACTAAACTCCGAACAAACATCTTATAAGAAGTCTAATTCTTGTCAGAAGAACAACTCCATTGACTCTTCATCCATCTCTTAGAATTAAAATGTCGGATTCAGAAAAATCAAGGATCATTGAGCATATGAACAAGGATCACAAGTTCAGTCTTTTTGACTATCTTGAACATCACAAGGGAGTAAAGCTGAATAGATCTAGTGATGATATAAAGATGACTGATATTTCACTCAAATCAGTAGAATTAAACTACCGCAAGAAAGGGTGGGATTGGACTCAAGAGAACATCCCCATTGTGCCGGCAATGAGCTCTCTATCCGATGCAAGACAATCACTTGTTCTTATGGCTAAGGAATCTGCAGGGGCTCTGGGGTACTCAGCTTTTAGAGTGAAATCATTCACGCCAATTCGACCTTTCAGACctgatattgtttttgCACTTGCAATGccattttttattgtatTGAATTTGTCGCCGGACTTGATACTTCCTTACATATATAAGCTATGGCCACAATTGGGTGCTTTCTTAAAAGACAGAGCGGCGGGGATCCTTTATGCTATTATTGGGATTCATTTTGTGGAGGCATATGCTTTGATGAGGCCCCGCCTCAACAAGTATCGCGTACCGTATCCTGCTCGTCTGTTTTGGTACATTGCTGGTTTCGTTGAAGGATTTCCAGCTCTCTCCAGATTCGATGCCGAAGTTTCTCGCGTTAGTCACTAATCGTAAGGGAGTTAAAATAGTCGTTTAATTTCAATTGGATGATAACATATTTTAATAAAGAAAGCTGTACAAGATCTCTGCTTATGGCTCTCCCCTCAGACAGCTTAGTGGTTTTAAGTGCTATCGAAGGTTCACCTGTGATTTGTCGGATGGGGAATCTTGCTTTGCACGGGATATTTGGTCATTTGATACACGCTGTTGCTGATCTAAACAGATGCCCAGAACTGTATTAGGTCACTTATTTTATGACTTTTTAATCCATCTGAGAATTACATGTTATTTTGATATAATATTTAGCTTCCGGATTTGTGACCCAAACTACTCTCGTCTAGGAACCTGTGtaaattgattgattgatactCATATATTGTCTAATGTAGGTTTAAACCAGCGACACTATTGCATTTTTACTATCATATTCAGTAATATTGTCATTCGTTTGCTattgaattgaatgaatTTTCCCGAGAACTCGAAACATATGTGTCAAGAATTGTAAAAATTagaaaaaaagttgaataTGGCATTGCTATATAACCTACAAATCCCTTGAAAGCAAACTCCATGAGCATATGACATTTAAACAGTGATCCCAATGGAGCACAGTACATTAAGTTAGGGATCAATCACCTCAATCCAATCTTCAAGACACAAGCTTAGAGATGTTGTGAGCAATTGATTACATTATAGGTTAGATACTTGGATCATTTCATGAGAGCGGGGGTTACACGCTTTGGTCAAGAATTATCGTCTAAATGTTTCGTAAATGCAAATAATTGGGGGTAGAAAGCGGCTAATAGTAGAACTATTTTCTCAAGTTCATGGATTTTCTCTCCGAGAATCGCTGATAGTGGAATTAAGGTTTTGGGGGTTACCACTGATAGGCAGGGAATAGTGAGATATGTCTAAGATCATCTAGTAACCCCCACACTTGCCCCGCTAAATCCCCACTATGCAAGTACGGCATCTCCAGCGATAAACCCCAATCTCAACTTTTAACATTTAACTTCTTTGCATAAGCTAATTCCAGTTATTGTAAATTTGACGAACACTTATAAAAGCGATAGAATCTGGAGAAATATGTTTGAGGTTGGCTTGTACTTCAATATACTACTTACAAGATGATTGGTCTATATCAGAAAAATCTATCGGGATGTTGCGGACTGAGAGGGCGATCCATGCTGGTGGTCATGACCCTGATGAGCGGACTGGGTTTTATGACCGTTGGTGAGTATAGCTTAATCCAAGATAAAGAGTTTGAATAATCAACTAACAGAAGCACTTAGGTTTTGATAACGGTCTTATGGGTGGTGAGTCATGCTGTAAATTTTCTAGCAGCAGATATGACAGTTGATCTAACAAATATGACAGGATTTATCAATGGAGACCCATGGAATCAACAGTTTCACCATCCTAATAGTACTATTGTTGGTACAGTGGTGTCACTTTATGAAGTAGGCGGCTTTTTAGGGGGGCTTTTGTCATCTATGATTTGTGATAATTTTGGCCGTCGGCAATGTATCGGATTCGGTGCgatttttttgatagtTGGCGCCATATTACAGGCAACTTCATTTGAACTGGGGCAGCTAATGTTCGCAAGAATTGTCTCAGGTATCGGCGTGGGTTTACAGCAGTCTGCGATCCCCATTTTACAGTCTGAGGTTACACCAGCTAATCGTAGAGGACTGTACGCATGTGCGTATCTTACGATGTTAAACTTTGGCATAGTGTTAGCTTATTGGATTGATTATGGCGTAGGATTTACTACTAATAGTTTTGCTTGGAGATTTCCTACTGCTTTCCAGCTAGTATTTGTTATTGCTGTTTTTGCTCTTagttttgttgttgtggaaAGTCCGCGTTTCCTGGTCCTCAATaacagagaagaagatgcttGTGACGTCGTCAGTTGTATGCTTGACAAGGGGAGAGATGACCCTCATGTCATCGAGTTGCTgaatcaaatcaaaagcGCTGTCTTGGTTGAGATGACAGAAGGCTCTGGTACGTGGATGGATTTCATCAAGGACGACAATTTACAAAGCAGGCGTCGTTTGTGGTCAGCTTGTTTGGTCCAAATGTTTCAGCAAGGTAAGTCTAATCAACACGGATTTTTTATGGCGTGAACTGTGACTAACGTAACTTAAAAAGCGAATGGTGTCAATTTCATCATATACTATACTACCACATTGTTCTTGCAACTACACTTCTCTTCTAGGATGGCTAGTTTGATGTCTGGATTTTTGAAtctctttttgtttgtgttttcCTTTGTGCCTTGGTATCTAATTGATCGCATGGGCAGACGACCCTTATTTTTAATTGGAACTATGGGTCAACTGATTGCTTTAGTTGTATCTGCGGGTATGATTTATAAGATACAACAGGCTCCAGATAGTTCGAAAGCATATGCCGGTGTGGGTGCCGCGATGCTATTCGTTTATCTGGGAAGCTTCACGTTTGGAATGCAGGTGAGTACTACCCAACCTTTAATGTACTTTTGTTACCTAGAGAATATACACTAACCTATCAGGCAACAGTTTGGGTTTACCCAACCGAGGTTTTACCCTTGCGGTTGAGGTCAAAGGGGgcttcattttcaacagcTAGTAATTGGATCATCAACTTTGTCTGTACGATGATTACACCCGTCGCAGTTCAGAATATTGGTTACAAGACCTACATAATTTTCGCATGCTTCAACTTTgtatttcttttcattgtcttcttctacttcaaGGAGACTAAGGGTCTATCCCTGGAAGCTGTCGATATTCTATTTGCTAAAGATAGTGTCGATCCTCATAGTTTAGATGGATTAGACGCCACACATGGGGAGAAGACCCTACAAGAAGACGAGTTCAATGAGAGAACGAATGATTTTAAATATTAATGTatattgtttattgatGCTTTATTGTATTACTAGTTCAAATAGAGGTTTAGCTGTAGTCGACGGTCTGCGCGGCTGTTTATAATATGCGAAGGGTCTCACCAATTTCCAGTTGACCCCAGATTCAATCCCTACAGAGACCTATGCCCTCTCAGGCTTTAACATTACGGCGGAAACGTCTATTCGATAGGCATCTTTTACTATCAGTAGATGTTCTGGCTTATTCACAgctgattattatttatttgcacGAGTAAGTATGGAGCATGGCTAATCCCTGTCTGCGATTTGCTAACAGTTCGCAGTATATCTTTGTTACGGTTTGCTATTGGTGCTATCCTTCAGTTGACATTTCTTTCACCTCTAATATTGGATATTCAGCCACAAGTGAATTTTGATAAACGGCAGATTATTGTGTCAATTCTTATTTATAGTGCATTTTGTGTGCTGATGCACGCCTTGTCAGACTTACCAAAACCCAGTAGTGGTTTATATTTGCAAGGAGGACTGACAATAGAATTCATTGGAGTTCGAGCTCTAGAATCTAAATTCCCTTTATTTGTCTGGGATTTTATACTGCTCTCCCTGCAGCTCATAGCATTTGCGATAAACTTCCCAGTAAAGGACCATGCGAACAATCCAGGTACCCCTTCCTCTAGTCATCAAAATGAGAGTGGTACTAGGTCGGGATCCTCAAGAGATGATGCCCCTCTAACTGGAGCCGAGTTGGGTACGagtttttttgaaaatgaagatgaaccTGGCCAAGCAGTCCATCCATATTCGGGCCAGTTTTTGGTGTGCGATATCTCAATTTTTCAGTCACTGAGTCAAAACTGGGCAGAGGGTCGTCGAATCGCGGCACAAGCATCTGTCAGTGCCACAACAGGAGATGCCGAGTTGTCAAGGACAAATGATGTATAGAGGATTGCTAATGAAGTTCAAATAGGATACGGGCAGACGATTTTATGAAGCAAATATTCgtattataatatattaatttataaatCTGGGGCTTGAGTTCCAGTCTTTGTTTAATCTGTCTTACCCTCACTTTCACCATCTTTATATTCTGGAACGCCTTCGATCGGAGTCTTGGGGTGTTTCAGAATTGGTTTCAGCACGAATGTCCGTGCAGCAGACGGAGTGAGAGCAGGCACGGAAGACTGCCCATGTTTATGGTGCCCGTGATGAGGTTTGGATGGCGACTTTGGTTGTGCTTTCAAAGACGATTTAGTGGGTGCCTTGTGATCGGAATGACCTCCTTTACGATCATGATGAGCGGCCAACGATGACGAATATTCCTCTAAACCTGTTACCACCTCTGAACTTTGATTCAGTTGCGCCTGACTGCTGAACTGCTTTTTATAGCGAGATCCAACATTGTCATGAGCAGGAGGCGGTAAATCCTCAGGGTAAACTCTTTCTACTTTTGGTCTATCCTCTGTTTCCCATGGGAGTCGGACAACAGCCTTTCCTAACTTGGGAAACTGAAATCCACTGTTTTCATCTGATTCTTGTTCTTCgttgtcgtcttcatcctcatcttcatcttcatctatCTCATCGCCCTTATGAGACCATTTAAAGCTAGACCCGTAACCTTTTAAGCGCTCAGAAAACGATTGTGCTCCTTTCTTCCTGGAAGCTGGTTtagattttggttttgcAGGAGGGAGATCTTCAGGATAAACACGCTCAACAGGTGGTTGTGGAGTTGTCCAAAGCTTAGATGTAGGCTCTCCAAACTTGGGAAACCTAAAGCCTTCGTCCTTAGATGAAGGTTTCGGTTTATCCCATTCATTGTCATAGTTGGTAATGTTAAGGTTAGAGGCTTCGGGCTTTGAGTCAATAGGTGGAGTAAACTTGGTTGCATCCCATCTATCAACTGCTGGCGCAAATGTTTTAGCCTTCAAAGAAGTGATACGAAGACGTTCtagagctgctgctgcagcactggcagcatTCGCTGTAGCGtcggtagcagcagcctcttcagcCAATGTCTTGGGATCTTTGGGCAATGGCTCACTCTCGGGTTTAATAGTAAGTGACTCAGTTCCCACTTCCTTCTGAAGAGTTGTAACACTAACTGGCAGCCCCAACAGCTTTTCTCCATAATGTTGTCTATAGATGCTTCTCCATTTGAAGGCCATGTCTCGGTTTCCTGGAGCATCGCCTTGCCAGGGCTTGGTACTGCCGATGAAATGAACAATAGACACTTGAGAGTGATAGTAAGAATATGCAGGTAGGTACTGATACGACGTAGAGGGCGTCacattataaataaacggCAATCTGTTCCACTTTGAGTTCTCAGTGAAGTATTGGTTCAAAAGACCTTGGTCTCCACCATCAAATGAATACTTTCCAGATGTATCTAGAGCTCTGGTCTGGAGGTTCTCAAAAGTGCTTTTATTGGGGCATGCAACAAACACTCCACTGTTAAAAATATCTGGCCATCCAATATCAGGGGCTGCAGAAATACGATCCAGACACTGATCGTCATTATGATCCAACCATCTATCAGAGAACAAATCGTCGACATTCTTAAGAACTAGAGTGTCTGCATCCAGAAAAACAATTTTGGAAAATTGGGTCTGATTCCAAACATGGATCTTGGTATAAGCATTTGCCAGTTCCGGACGAGCCAATAACTGGAAACCAAAGGTCTGGTCATCGGCTACAATCGGATCCACTGGGATAATATGATCATACACCTTTGCTAGTTCTGATCTTGCGAATTCCGTCACTTGATTGGTGATTAGGATACCGCGAGGAAGGACTGAGCCAACGCCAATTAGTGAGCGCGCCAGAACTAGTGCACCTGGAAGATAATCATCCGAGTACAAAAGCGTCAAAAATGCGAATGACATCTTTGGCGAAGCCGAAATTGATCAGTTGATGAAGTAATTGACCAAAGTAATCCGATGCACTTCTTTTGTAACTAAGATGTACTGCTGATGAAATAGTGAGAGGTATAATAAAAGTTGAAACAAGATAAAAACACTATAAAAGCGTGACGTGACTCCTTCAATTTGTTTCGAATGCTTCTCAGTTGTATAAGTTGTGAGTATAGTATGTATCACAAGTTGGCTGGGCCGCTTTTTGCCAATGGCTCTAATGGAGATTTCGTAAGTTACTCAAATAACGATAACTCCAAGCTATGCTGAAATGCTCTTCATATAAAGGGTGTAATAGTtaccttttttttcaattgtctAATTCCTCTAAAGTTACTGATCGTTTTTCCTCTAAATAATTCCTAAGCCTCCcaacagaaaacaaatgcGATATGTATTGTTATGTAGTTCCCTCTCCTGCAAGCTGTACAGATCCCCCGCTTCTTTTTATCCGTGAAGGTTGCCTGTGTTTAGCCAATGCCTGTACAATAGGAAGTTCAAAACTTAAGTTAACTCGCAACACAATTGGTTTATACCATCCGTTGCTATAAAATGCTATCGCAAGACTTATCCCTCTTATTTTAAAAGTCCCTTAGCTTCGTCATTCGTTTCAATACAAAAAGAGCCAGCCTCTCTGCCATGTTTGTGGACTGATGTTTATCACTTACTAATTAGGTCACACTACAGGTATGGGATATGTTCAAGAGGGAAGCAGGCCAAACAATAAGGTGCGTGCCACAGCTCGATTCACACAGTAGGATACCCGTGCATTGGTTATGGATCAATCAATGGTCGAGTATCCGAAATTTCCATACGGATAAAATACTGCCAGCAACTTGGTTGTTGGCAGTTTACTTGTTCTTGGTTTTAAGCATATATCCCATTTTGCTGTCCTTATTATCCGCCTACGCTTCTTTAGGCCTAGGGTGTAGATCAAGTTTATTTCTGGACAGACTCCAGCCTGTTTTTGTCTATGGGTAAGGGGTATGTACTTTTTCTAgtttatcttatctttttgTTCTGGCCGTCAATCCATTTCAAAAGAACCAGGAATGCTCAATAAAGAATGCAGAGGGATTGGAAATATACTTTCAGTTCATACTTCAATTAGACATGGTATGCTTTGCACATGATTTGCGACTAGGAGTCAAGAATATATAACttgacaaacaaaaaaatgtcCAAGCAACTCCAAACCATGAATAAAAACCGAAAGGAATAGAGTAAAAAAATCGGGCCCAACCGGGAATCGAACCCGGGACCACTCGCAAACGACTTAGAGTTTTCAAGCAATTGATAACAAATGCATTGCCCTAAGCGAGTATTATACCCCTAAACCATCGGGCCGACTTTGGTTCAGTGAGGACGTACGTTTCCTATAAGCTAACCTCTTACATGTGATGACTTTTATTAGACTAAGTTTGATGACCCTCTGGTTTCATTATACAAGCCTTTGGGTTTGGGAAGTGGAAAACTAAATCTGCCCCTGAGTCCTACATAAGTTTTTGTCGATTTGGTCATGTTTCTATGTAGCATTCGTTGTTCTCTGCACCATATATGCAGGTTAAAAGTATATAATagaactaaaaaaaaaccatccagtagcagctgaCCTGTATAGACTTGTGAAACGCTCACCGCCGgtgatataaataatgaaatttgaaattctTGAACTGTATTGATTACTTATATAGTATAGGAGTCGAAATATGATTTCATGATGGATTGACATTGTTTTTGTCGATCTCTTTGGACTTCTGGCATGTAATTCCAAGTTTGTAATTGTATGTCTTCTTTTTACAGCCAGAGGAGTCTCACTTGCTCAGCCATAAAGTTGTATTCACAAGCTTGTGAATGAGATATATCTAGACATCGAATCAAGATGAGTATTTTAGTTGTGGGAGAAGTTGTCTGGAAATGTACTTAGACAATGCAGGATGCCAAGTTCATTAGACAAACAGTTAGCACAAAAAGAGACTAATAACTACAAGCAA
This window harbors:
- the IZH3 gene encoding Izh3p (Membrane protein involved in zinc ion homeostasis; member of the four-protein IZH family, expression induced by zinc deficiency; deletion reduces sensitivity to elevated zinc and shortens lag phase, overexpression reduces Zap1p activity; GO_component: GO:0005783 - endoplasmic reticulum [Evidence IEA]; GO_component: GO:0005783 - endoplasmic reticulum [Evidence IDA] [PMID 14562095]; GO_component: GO:0005789 - endoplasmic reticulum membrane [Evidence IEA]; GO_component: GO:0016021 - integral component of membrane [Evidence IEA,IEA]; GO_component: GO:0016021 - integral component of membrane [Evidence ISM] [PMID 12192589]; GO_component: GO:0016020 - membrane [Evidence IEA]; GO_function: GO:0001653 - peptide receptor activity [Evidence ISS] [PMID 15060275]; GO_process: GO:0006882 - cellular zinc ion homeostasis [Evidence IMP] [PMID 15060275]), producing the protein MSSTAVPKTQLAHRRKPSTPPPVDSDNLEEIILHKLDSFLYKLETKLDRFEAFGLQKLSQVDESVQHAYDVLVKVRKGVIGEGWRKAEALVKIIEDNYEAMAGQAISDEDDDQENKDKTLRPKKQKVNSKTTKESADENASNGGLGVPSIAAVTSTSTYNRVSEVLGHLETKLQDVEEKYSYLLDSHTLSTAVATALHAAKSRLLTYDELPVEWRENPYIIRGYRFYKGYMDCIYSLVKVHNETCNIWTHVIGFFVMLSLAFFHLPHTLSWKDSSVYDKLTMIVFLVAAMKCLVCSAVWHTFNGIAHLPAKNKFACVDYTGITVLIAASILTTEYTALYCKPFARNVYMAVTALSGLGGAAFTWDPKFDSPEARGQRIIFFVGFAVAGLLGFLHASVYHGLLSTFFFYLPVFKSLFCYCLGVVVYAFLIPERWFPGTIFDFFGMSHNLWHICVFGGIYYHYVATVNLLEGAHAFSCSAH